The genomic segment CCAGGTCCTGGTCCCTGCGGCGTCGGTTTTGAGGTGCCGGAAAAGCATGCCCTCGCTGCCCAGGGTGGTGAAGGGTTCCTTGGTGACGCGGAGGATCCGGGAGTAAAGATCATAGCCAACAATACCCCCGTTTCCACCCGTGCCCACCCGGACTTCCACGTATTCCTCGCCGTTGGTCAAGAAGAGGTCCGCTGTGGCGGCAGCCTCCCGGCCGTCCCGGGTGTTCACCTGCCATCCGGCGGGAACAACAAGTTGAAAGCCGTATTTCTCGTTGACCACGTTTGCTTCTTGTCCCGCCGAGGCAACAGGCTCGGTTTTTGCCGCACCCAGGCCGCCGCAGCCCGCCTGGAACAACAGGCCCAGAAGCACCACGCTCAGAGCGGCGAACCCGGCCGGGAAAAATTCTTTTACTTTCATTGGGCTTTCACCTCGTAAACCATTTACATCTTTTCACCATATTAAACTAAACGCCGTGACCAGTGATAGGATAGTTTCCAGAAACCCATGTTTTCACAGCTTCAGCCACGCCTTCGCCGCAACCTTATACGATAAGAGGGTGGGACTAAGGGAAATCCAGGAGCTCTTGGGCCACAGTACCCCCCGCTCCTACAGTCGTATACACCCATCTATCCACTGAAAGCTTCAAGGAAGCTGTAAACGTGAAGCTTACTGGTTACAGAAGGAGCTTATAACACAAGCTTACACGCCGCGTGTTGCTGCAATACGTGGCAGAGATACGCGGAGCGGGTGCATGTGATTGCAAGAGTAGCGTGCTGGACGGTCGAGCAAGCGGTGTGCTCTAATCCCGTTCATCGATTATGAAGCCCGAGGCTGGGGGACTCTCCAGGGTGCCAGGTAAGCATCGAGGGTTGCTTTGGGAGCGAGTGCGCCACGGAGGCTGATTCGAGAGGACGGCGGCGGGCTGGTCACCTTGACCCGACCGCCGCTGAATGCAGCTCTTCCTCTGCTCTTGGTATGCGCTTCCTGGGGACTGCGGCCGTACCGTGCTTAAGCCACACTCCAGGACTAGCGAGGCGTCGGGCTGGGCCGCTTAGATTCGACGGGCCGCGTGGTAGCCTTCGTGCACGGCATTTATCACCTTTCGAGCTCGAACGGCGTCGCCGACGGGGATCACCTCTGTCGCGAGGCTCGTGCGTATTTCATCATACAATCTCGAGTTCGATACCATTCCCAATGCCACGACCACGGAGTCGGCCGGGATGGATGCTTCCTTGCCGTCGGCGGTGCAGGTCACTGAAGTGGCGGTCATCGACGTTATCAAGTGATTTAGCCGCACTTCGACGCCGTCTTCCGCAAGGCGACCCTGGATTACCCACCTCGTGAACAGCTCTACCTCTGGAACCACTGCCGGGAGCTGGTCCACCAGCACTACCTGCTTTCCGTGGCTTTCAGCCAGGAACATTGCAACCTCGGCACCGACCAGCCCTGCTCCGCAGACGACGACCCGCCTCCCCGGAGGAATTCGGCCTGAGAGCACGTCCAACGCCCAGTAGAGATTAGGGTCGTTGATCCCCGGAATCGAAGGTTTCATGGGGACCGCCCCTGTCGCAACTATGACCACGTCGGGGGCGTGCTGCCGGACGAGTTCGACGGTTACCTCGGTGGAAGTCTCGATTTCCACCCGCTGCCTCCGTACCTCCCTGGTCTGCCAAGCCATGAAATCCCGGTAATCCTTTTTGAAGTCAGGCACCGAGAGGTAACGCAGCATGCCTCCAAGGTCCCGGTCCTTCTCGAACAGAGTCACCCTGTGGCCTCTCAAGGCCGCGACCCGAGCTGCCTCCATGCCGGCGGGACCGCCCCCCACAACCATGACGTTGCGAGGCTTCTTGGCGGGAGATAGGGTTGCGAAGGCCTCGTGCTCCTTGCCGGCCTCGGGGTTTACGGCGCAGTCGAGTCCTCGGTAGCTTAAAACCGAGCCAAGGCACTCGTTGCACCTGACGCAACGCCGTATGTCTTCTGGGGTCCCCGACGCTACCTTAGTAGGATAATCTGGGTCAGCGATGATCTGTCGCCCGAGGGACACTAGGTCGGCCTTGCCCGAAGCGATTACCTCCTCAGCCAGCTCGGGAGAGAGTCCGCATACAGCTATTACGGGAACATGAACGTTCTTTTTGACTGCTTCCGCCAGGGGCACCAAGTTCCCGCGCGGCACGTACATGGGCGGCACCCACATGCCGATGCTCACGCCTTCGGAGAGCCGCTTGCCCCTAGCGGACTCCTGGCCCGATACGGCTTTGAAGAACGCATCGACCCTCGAATCCCAGGTGCCAGCGGTGACGTGGATGGCGTCGACCCCCGCCTCCTCCGCCCAGCGGGCAAATTGGACGGCTTCTTCTACCGTGACTCCGCCCGGAACGTCTTCTTCCG from the Bacillota bacterium genome contains:
- a CDS encoding FAD-dependent oxidoreductase; the encoded protein is MFKYLNQPASIGNMKLRNRMVQPGMGTNLAARDGAVSDVIVSYYARRANGGVGLIITEVCCPEPRGRVIPGELEISGLGFLPGLSRLVAAAHSGGAKIALQLAHGGCFASKSVTGEDPISPSGVGTVLLPEDKPRAMTIEEIRQLVGLYAEAAARARMAGFDAVEIHGAHGYMPLQFLSGYTNRRTDEYGGSLKNRARFALEVIRAVKEKAGKDFPVIYRLSAEEDVPGGVTVEEAVQFARWAEEAGVDAIHVTAGTWDSRVDAFFKAVSGQESARGKRLSEGVSIGMWVPPMYVPRGNLVPLAEAVKKNVHVPVIAVCGLSPELAEEVIASGKADLVSLGRQIIADPDYPTKVASGTPEDIRRCVRCNECLGSVLSYRGLDCAVNPEAGKEHEAFATLSPAKKPRNVMVVGGGPAGMEAARVAALRGHRVTLFEKDRDLGGMLRYLSVPDFKKDYRDFMAWQTREVRRQRVEIETSTEVTVELVRQHAPDVVIVATGAVPMKPSIPGINDPNLYWALDVLSGRIPPGRRVVVCGAGLVGAEVAMFLAESHGKQVVLVDQLPAVVPEVELFTRWVIQGRLAEDGVEVRLNHLITSMTATSVTCTADGKEASIPADSVVVALGMVSNSRLYDEIRTSLATEVIPVGDAVRARKVINAVHEGYHAARRI